From the genome of Nicotiana sylvestris chromosome 2, ASM39365v2, whole genome shotgun sequence, one region includes:
- the LOC104249563 gene encoding sister chromatid cohesion 1 protein 2, protein MFYSQFLLSKKGALRTIWFAAHFHKRLKKDQVQQTNIPSSVDKILKDGAPVVTYRILGPLLLGVVRIYSKKVEYLLHDCNHFLVKLGDFPTHKRSTSKLSALRIEGLRAPNCFIKRPKKFELDTFELEVLEDQNASSGHVASREEIMLSDAWRSEQTRLGLSSKYKEDVSRSESLTTDHTPVRDVCSPHLMDKDVHFRPSLGSGHLAALWHLNGTRFSLEERFEPMTFGDLDFQMTSDKTADHQTDEQMKESNAGNLVNEEHLSSLEEHAEPMITVNAEAGTNISQQSEKIRQPIGLLKHPDTGGDVDDEGPAGVGESFSVEKQQKKNAEASSSRNGKDRTEHDRSLCIDVHPDIKLSGSTSPDFISVRTPATKERTRISRKRRCIFDDSIVISNEVYKRWIGDANDLVCKRRKAPHTSYLARKVHKISSLPQSFEEPLIPCGDSIDIISAICKIRSTRDGPAETVEVPPHEEIPGSPNTLRYGEQMPVASATSLREDIPIGPLSSLREDIPESPGKLRCEEQIPIAPAAPLHVGIPESPKTLRYDGEQTPIAPATPVTGSSSLRFHDMQGISRSHNEPASSTESTKEGAPQMEVQELEMDLMDEEINSSEGDTSEKYNFSLRTRKVARFLLENFLARKGKEKVEVVNLSSLLKGKTKKQSSRVFYEILVLKSGGWIDVRQDDAYSSILLRELPRLKQTFEAGGIHSKS, encoded by the exons ATGTTTTACTCACAGTTTCTACTTTCAAAGAAGGGGGCTTTACGCACCATTTGGTTTGCTGCTCATTTTCATAAACGCCTCAAGAAGGACCAAGTTCAGCAAACTAACATCCCTTCTTCTGTTG ATAAAATTCTGAAGGATGGAGCTCCTGTGGTTACCTACAGAATTTTAGGTCCCCTGCTCCTGGGTGTGGTGAGAATATACTCGAAGAAAGTAGAATATCTTCTACACGATTGTAATCATTTTCTTGTTAAACTTGGTGATTTTCCAACTCACAAGAGATCAACTAGCAAACTATCAGCTCTAAGGATTGAGGGTCTGCGTGCTCCTAACTGCTTTATCAAACGACCAAAGAAATTTGAACTGGATACTTTTGAATTGGAAGTCTTGGAAGATCAAAATGCAAGCAG TGGTCATGTGGCATCTCGTGAAGAAATTATGCTTTCAG ATGCTTGGAGAAGTGAGCAAACACGCTTGGGCTTATCTAGCAAG TACAAGGAAGATGTCTCTCGTTCAGAGTCTTTGACCACAGATCACACTCCAGTTAGAGA CGTATGTTCGCCTCATCTGATGGACAAAGATGTTCACTTCCGCCCATCACTTGGCTCAGGCCACTTGGCAGCACTGTGGCACCTTAATGGGACTAGGTTCTCCTTAGAAGAGCGCTTTGAACCTATGACATTTGGGGACCTTGATTTTCAGATGACCTCTGATAAGACAGCTGATCACCAGACTGATGAGCAGATGAAAGAGTCTAATGCTGGGAACTTGGTAAATGAGGAGCATTTGTCATCATTGGAAGAACACGCAGAACCAATGATTACCGTAAACGCTGAAGCAGGAACCAATATTAGTCAACAATCTGAGAAAATTCGTCAGCCAATTGGGCTCTTAAAACACCCTGATACAGGAGGGGATGTAGATGATGAAGGACCAGCAGGCGTTGGTGAATCATTCTCCGTGGAAAAGCAACaaaagaaaaatgctgaagcatcTTCCTCTAGAAATGGGAAGGATCGGACTGAACATGATCGCTCCCTCTGTATTGATGTACACCCAGATATCAAGCTCTCAG GATCTACATCACCAGATTTCATATCTGTTCGCACCCCAGCTACCAAAGAGCGTACTCGGATTTCAAGGAAGCGGAGGTGCATATTTGATGATTCTATCGTCATCTCAAACGA GGTATACAAGCGCTGGATCGGTGATGCGAATGATTTGGTATGCAAGAGAAGAAAAGCCCCTCATACCAGTTATCTTGCACGGAAAGTGCATAAAATTTCCTCACTTCCTCAGAGTTTCGAGGAGCCTTTAATTCCTT GTGGTGATTCAATTGATATTATATCTGCAATTTGCAAAATTAGATCAACAAGGGATGGGCCTGCTGAAACAGTAGAAGTTCCTCCGCATGAGGAAATACCAGGTTCTCCTAATACACTCAGATATGGGGAACAAATGCCTGTTGCTTCTGCAACATCTCTACGTGAGGACATACCTATTGGTCCTTTGTCATCTCTGCGTGAGGACATACCTGAATCTCCTGGTAAACTCAGATGTGAAGAACAAATACCTATTGCTCCTGCAGCACCTCTGCATGTGGGTATACCAGAATCTCCTAAAACACTCAGATATGATGGTGAACAGACACCTATTGCTCCTGCAACACCTGTCACTGGCTCAAGCTCGTTGAGATTTCATGACATGCAAGGAATTTCTAGATCACACAACGAACCAGCAAGTTCAACTGAAAGCACAAAAGAAGGAGCACCCCAAATGGAGGTTCAAGAATTGGAGATGGATTTGATGGATGAG GAGATAAATTCATCTGAAGGGGATACCTCAGAAAAAT ATAATTTTTCCTTGAGAACAAG AAAAGTTGCCAGATTTCTGCTTGAAAACTTTCTTGCTCGAAAGGGCAAGGAGAAAGTAGAAGTTGTTAACTTGTCCTCGCTTCTGAAGGGGAAAACAAAGAAACAGAGTTCAAGGGTATTCTACGAGATACTG GTTCTGAAATCAGGGGGATGGATAGACGTGCGACAGGACGATGCCTATAGTAGCATTCTTTTGCGAGAACTTCCTAGACTAAAGCAGACATTTGAAGCGGGGGGCATCCACTCAAAGTCCTGA